The following proteins are encoded in a genomic region of Synechococcus sp. CBW1002:
- a CDS encoding shikimate dehydrogenase: MIPAQKQITGMLGHPVAENPIDRMFDAVYAHYGLNWQFLKSDIGNVQDLALAVAALRPLGYRGIGITVPYKVAVIPLLDEVDDDVRAIGAANYLTIESGRLIGHNNDGKGLVKAIEKVSPLQGARVVMLGAGGAGRAMAVELAWAGAAHLTLVTRREEQGREVAELVRRASGVPTDWQPWQGEVALPPGTTMLMNATHLGCAPQREPVPLLWDSVDRSCTVVDVITNPRLTPFLATARERGCPIVDGVEMLVQLAMQIFERWTGITPEEVVFQQAVADALGEP; the protein is encoded by the coding sequence ATGATCCCAGCCCAGAAACAGATCACCGGGATGCTCGGCCACCCGGTGGCGGAAAACCCGATCGACCGGATGTTCGATGCCGTCTACGCCCACTACGGCCTCAACTGGCAGTTTTTGAAGAGTGACATCGGCAACGTGCAGGATCTCGCCCTGGCGGTGGCGGCGCTGCGCCCCCTGGGCTATCGGGGTATCGGGATCACGGTTCCCTACAAGGTGGCGGTGATTCCACTGCTGGATGAGGTCGACGACGATGTGCGCGCCATCGGTGCCGCCAACTACCTCACCATCGAATCGGGCCGTCTGATCGGCCATAACAATGATGGCAAGGGGCTGGTCAAGGCGATCGAGAAGGTCTCTCCGCTGCAGGGAGCTCGGGTGGTGATGCTGGGAGCCGGTGGTGCTGGTCGCGCGATGGCTGTGGAACTCGCCTGGGCTGGCGCAGCCCATCTCACCCTGGTCACCCGCCGTGAGGAACAGGGGCGTGAAGTGGCTGAGCTGGTGCGCAGGGCCTCCGGCGTCCCCACCGACTGGCAGCCCTGGCAGGGCGAGGTGGCCCTGCCGCCGGGCACCACCATGCTGATGAATGCCACCCATCTCGGTTGCGCGCCCCAGCGGGAGCCGGTGCCGCTGCTCTGGGATTCGGTCGATCGCTCCTGCACAGTGGTGGATGTGATCACCAATCCGCGTCTCACTCCCTTCCTGGCCACCGCCCGGGAGCGCGGCTGTCCGATTGTCGACGGGGTGGAGATGCTGGTCCAGCTGGCCATGCAGATTTTTGAGCGTTGGACGGGCATCACGCCCGAGGAAGTGGTGTTCCAACAGGCCGTGGCCGATGCGCTCGGGGAGCCTTGA
- a CDS encoding FAD-dependent oxidoreductase: protein MPDETMPGGRPSHVVVIGAGWAGWGAAKALCETGLRVSLIDGMPDPTGSQPITTKSGKPFEAGTRGFWKDYPNINALTDELGVGDIFTDFTTSAFWSPDGLEATAPVFGETPQWPSPLGQMVATITNFTRLPIQDRLSIAGLFYAMLDLYRSDRIFQQYDDLDAQSLFVKLGISDRLINEFLRPTLLVGLFKPPEELSAAVTMELLYYYALAHQDSFDVRWIKSKSIAEHLFAPLSRRLISRHHLQVLGGTLVRRVTMSSDTRRVSSVEVKNVATNTVRVIDEVDAVVLAVGAKGLKSLMAQSPELSKAAPELVSAASLGSIDVVSARLWLDRYVPIAYPANVFSRFESLKGSGGTFFMLDQLHKDAQQVLWGDEQPQGSVVASDFYNASAIAAMSDQEIIDRLTRDLLPIAHPEFTNARVVDSEVRRYPGSVSLFSPGSFRKRPPLETSVESIVCAGDWVRMGDKEHGAKGLCQERAYVCGLEAGNSLIRRKIVNGADHTHPVLPIRADEPQVVLGRALNKLVMDPIEALGLKLPWFNS from the coding sequence ATGCCAGACGAGACCATGCCCGGCGGAAGACCATCCCATGTCGTCGTCATCGGAGCCGGATGGGCTGGTTGGGGCGCAGCCAAGGCACTCTGTGAAACCGGTCTTCGTGTCAGCTTGATTGATGGGATGCCCGATCCAACAGGCAGCCAACCAATCACAACCAAAAGCGGCAAACCGTTCGAGGCAGGCACCCGAGGTTTTTGGAAAGACTATCCCAACATCAATGCCCTGACTGATGAACTCGGCGTTGGTGATATCTTCACTGACTTCACAACCAGTGCCTTCTGGTCTCCCGATGGGTTGGAAGCAACAGCACCTGTCTTTGGAGAGACACCCCAATGGCCAAGTCCGCTTGGCCAGATGGTGGCGACAATCACCAACTTCACACGACTACCCATCCAAGACCGGCTCAGCATCGCAGGGCTTTTCTATGCAATGCTTGACCTCTATCGCAGCGACAGGATTTTCCAGCAGTACGACGACCTCGATGCGCAATCACTCTTTGTCAAGCTCGGCATCAGCGATCGGCTCATCAATGAGTTCTTGCGTCCCACCTTGCTGGTTGGTTTGTTCAAGCCACCCGAAGAGCTTTCGGCCGCGGTCACCATGGAGCTCCTCTATTACTACGCCCTGGCCCATCAAGACTCCTTTGATGTCCGTTGGATCAAGTCGAAAAGCATCGCCGAACATCTGTTTGCGCCTCTGAGTCGAAGGCTGATCTCCCGCCATCATCTGCAGGTCCTTGGGGGAACGTTGGTGAGACGGGTGACGATGTCGTCTGACACGCGGCGTGTCAGCTCGGTTGAGGTTAAGAACGTGGCAACCAATACAGTTCGGGTGATTGACGAGGTGGATGCTGTGGTCTTGGCCGTTGGTGCAAAAGGGCTCAAGTCTCTGATGGCTCAATCTCCTGAACTCAGCAAGGCAGCACCAGAGCTTGTTAGCGCTGCTTCGCTTGGTTCCATCGATGTCGTGTCAGCACGTCTATGGCTGGATCGTTATGTTCCAATCGCTTACCCAGCCAACGTTTTTTCCCGCTTCGAATCACTGAAGGGCTCTGGGGGCACTTTTTTCATGCTGGATCAGCTGCACAAGGATGCGCAACAGGTTCTCTGGGGTGATGAGCAGCCCCAGGGCTCAGTGGTCGCCAGCGACTTTTACAACGCATCGGCTATCGCAGCGATGAGCGATCAAGAGATCATCGATCGGCTCACGCGTGACCTGCTCCCCATCGCTCATCCTGAATTCACCAATGCCAGGGTGGTTGATTCCGAGGTGCGGCGCTATCCGGGCTCGGTGTCGCTCTTTTCTCCGGGCAGTTTCAGAAAACGGCCACCCTTGGAAACCTCAGTGGAGTCGATCGTCTGTGCTGGCGACTGGGTGCGGATGGGCGACAAAGAACATGGAGCCAAGGGTCTGTGTCAGGAACGAGCCTATGTGTGCGGACTGGAGGCAGGGAACTCCCTGATCAGGCGCAAGATTGTCAATGGTGCCGATCACACGCATCCCGTTCTCCCTATTCGGGCAGACGAGCCACAAGTGGTTCTAGGCCGTGCTCTCAACAAGCTCGTGATGGATCCAATCGAAGCCCTTGGTCTGAAACTGCCGTGGTTCAACTCCTAA
- a CDS encoding DUF3955 domain-containing protein yields the protein MKRPLIRLSLLLLAGSMACWVAYRLIGVHVDADGILREAFPLIPIGYVLGLGGVGAGIAGLLWREPAKRR from the coding sequence ATGAAACGCCCGCTCATCCGCCTATCGCTGTTGCTGCTCGCTGGTTCAATGGCCTGCTGGGTCGCCTATCGGCTGATCGGCGTTCATGTGGATGCAGATGGCATCCTGCGGGAGGCCTTTCCTCTGATCCCTATCGGTTATGTTCTGGGCTTAGGTGGCGTTGGGGCTGGGATCGCTGGCCTGCTGTGGAGAGAGCCAGCAAAGCGCCGGTAA